From a single Streptomyces sp. NBC_01264 genomic region:
- a CDS encoding carboxylesterase/lipase family protein produces MPRPSHRITRLLTSRPLLGTVLGLAALIATALPAAASPGRSAAGVPDGSSRPVVSVAQGALRGRAHDGAQEFLGVPYAAAPVGENRLRAPQPPPRWRGVREAVEQAPACLQFSPFGLSDPAAVSEDCLYLDLYRPGRDRAGARLPVILWIHGGAYSQGTGMQFGGRTMAELTGSVVVSINYRLGQLGYLGLPELGRENALRSGSFGLMDQIQALRWTRENIAAFGGDPGKVTVSGQSAGAGSVCGLLAAPSAAGLFHRAVLQSGPCTLLRTPDGARAESEARAFAASAGCPDPAGIAACLRAASGQSLVDAARTRATSGPASGDGLLPRDPAAAIAAGAWNKVPVLIGSTRSEARFFVALTQPGLTAEQYARQVLAGYGAAGPEILARYPVAAHGSPYLALSAVMTDSTFACETARTAQSFARQVPTFAYEFDDPDSPTLAGAQVPGLDESNAHSAELAYLHDFTMGERSLTAVQVALATRMKRYWGAFARHGVPAVPGQTAWPATGPGTGSATGPGGTVLTLAPKGDRLDRTFEAAHQCGFWRDQPSRPL; encoded by the coding sequence ATGCCACGGCCCTCGCACCGGATCACCCGGCTTCTCACGTCAAGACCCTTACTCGGCACGGTACTCGGCCTCGCCGCGCTGATCGCGACCGCGCTCCCGGCGGCCGCGTCTCCCGGCAGATCCGCCGCTGGAGTCCCGGACGGCTCGTCCCGCCCGGTGGTCTCCGTCGCGCAGGGCGCGCTGCGCGGCCGTGCCCACGACGGGGCACAGGAGTTCCTCGGCGTCCCCTACGCCGCCGCCCCGGTCGGGGAGAACCGGCTGCGCGCCCCGCAGCCGCCCCCGCGCTGGAGGGGAGTGCGCGAAGCGGTCGAACAGGCCCCAGCCTGCCTGCAGTTCTCGCCGTTCGGGCTGAGCGACCCTGCGGCCGTCAGTGAGGACTGCCTGTACCTGGACCTGTACCGGCCGGGCCGGGACCGGGCCGGGGCCCGGCTGCCGGTGATCCTCTGGATCCACGGGGGCGCGTACAGCCAGGGCACCGGCATGCAGTTCGGTGGACGCACGATGGCGGAGCTGACCGGCTCCGTCGTGGTGAGCATCAACTACCGCCTCGGACAGCTGGGTTACCTGGGCCTGCCCGAACTGGGCCGGGAGAACGCGCTGCGCTCCGGCTCCTTCGGGCTGATGGACCAGATCCAGGCGCTGCGCTGGACGAGGGAGAACATCGCGGCCTTCGGCGGGGATCCGGGCAAGGTCACGGTATCCGGCCAGTCCGCGGGCGCGGGTTCGGTCTGCGGACTGCTGGCCGCCCCGTCCGCGGCCGGGCTCTTCCACCGGGCCGTGCTGCAGAGCGGGCCGTGCACGCTGCTGCGTACCCCCGACGGGGCGCGGGCCGAGTCCGAGGCGCGGGCCTTCGCCGCGAGCGCGGGCTGTCCCGATCCGGCCGGCATCGCGGCCTGCCTGCGGGCGGCTTCCGGGCAGTCGCTGGTGGACGCGGCCCGTACGCGGGCCACTTCGGGCCCCGCGTCGGGCGACGGGCTGCTCCCGCGGGACCCGGCCGCCGCGATCGCGGCCGGGGCCTGGAACAAGGTCCCCGTCCTGATCGGGAGCACCCGCTCCGAGGCGCGCTTCTTCGTCGCGCTGACCCAGCCCGGCCTGACTGCCGAGCAGTACGCGCGGCAGGTCCTGGCGGGCTACGGCGCGGCCGGACCGGAGATCCTCGCCCGCTATCCGGTCGCCGCGCACGGATCCCCGTACCTGGCACTGTCGGCGGTCATGACCGATTCGACCTTCGCCTGCGAAACCGCCCGGACGGCGCAGTCGTTCGCCCGGCAAGTGCCCACCTTCGCCTACGAGTTCGATGACCCCGATTCGCCGACCCTGGCGGGGGCGCAGGTCCCGGGCCTGGACGAGTCGAACGCGCACAGCGCCGAGCTCGCCTACCTGCACGACTTCACCATGGGGGAGCGCTCCCTCACCGCCGTCCAAGTCGCCCTGGCGACACGGATGAAGCGTTACTGGGGAGCGTTCGCCCGCCATGGTGTTCCCGCGGTCCCGGGCCAGACGGCCTGGCCGGCGACCGGACCGGGGACCGGATCGGCGACCGGACCGGGCGGCACGGTACTGACCCTGGCACCCAAGGGGGACCGGCTCGACCGGACCTTCGAGGCCGCGCACCAGTGCGGCTTCTGGCGCGACCAGCCCTCCCGACCGCTCTGA
- the surE gene encoding 5'/3'-nucleotidase SurE — protein MQRKRVLPLAALLLCAPALAGTVPAAAAEPQAGPAPAPVPAAPLRILLTNDDGYNAPGIRLAFARLTAAGHDVTMVAPLTNQSGAGTKTSNVPSLTVRHPEPKVWAVDGTPGDSVSFGLSEVFEGRAPDLVVSGTNFGPNVAALATHSGTVGGAIAGLDAGVPAIALSTGGVTAPDPVTTVNAMGPTLDFAVKLIDRLRSRARSGGPLLPQGIGLNVNHPVVGADGKGTPAGVATTFQDAQALLKADFTDAGDGTWKVGVKVDLKTPARGSDVEAVSAGKIAVSPMNADWNTGPVDFAVTAALLAGLRP, from the coding sequence GTGCAACGCAAGCGAGTTCTGCCGTTGGCCGCCCTGCTGCTCTGCGCGCCGGCCCTCGCCGGTACGGTGCCCGCCGCCGCGGCCGAGCCGCAGGCCGGACCGGCGCCCGCACCGGTGCCCGCGGCCCCGCTGCGGATCCTGCTCACCAACGACGACGGCTACAACGCCCCCGGCATCCGCCTGGCCTTCGCTCGGCTGACCGCCGCCGGGCACGACGTCACCATGGTGGCCCCGCTGACCAACCAGAGCGGCGCGGGTACGAAGACGTCCAACGTCCCGTCCCTCACGGTCCGCCACCCCGAGCCGAAGGTGTGGGCGGTCGACGGAACCCCCGGTGACTCGGTGAGCTTCGGCCTTTCCGAGGTGTTCGAAGGGCGAGCGCCCGATCTCGTCGTGTCGGGGACCAACTTCGGCCCGAACGTGGCCGCGCTCGCCACTCACTCCGGCACGGTCGGCGGTGCCATCGCCGGACTGGACGCGGGCGTACCCGCCATCGCGCTGAGCACCGGCGGCGTCACCGCTCCCGACCCCGTGACCACGGTCAACGCGATGGGCCCGACGCTCGACTTCGCGGTCAAGCTGATCGACCGGCTGCGCTCGCGAGCTCGCTCCGGCGGCCCCCTGCTGCCCCAGGGAATCGGCCTCAACGTCAACCACCCCGTCGTCGGCGCCGACGGCAAGGGAACCCCAGCCGGCGTGGCCACCACCTTCCAGGACGCGCAGGCGCTCCTGAAGGCCGACTTCACCGACGCGGGCGACGGCACCTGGAAGGTCGGCGTGAAGGTGGACCTCAAGACGCCGGCCCGCGGCAGCGACGTGGAAGCCGTGAGCGCCGGGAAGATCGCCGTCAGCCCGATGAACGCCGACTGGAACACCGGACCGGTCGACTTCGCCGTCACCGCGGCCCTGCTCGCCGGGCTCCGCCCGTAA